One genomic segment of Paraburkholderia hospita includes these proteins:
- a CDS encoding ATP-grasp domain-containing protein gives MSDVSAASGLRVAIMTDETGWHTGRLKKAFRARGVDARCVDLAACRIDTSWSPFGLAIPGFARDLPDAVFVRGIAGGTFEQVTLRLGILHALRECGVPVYNDARAIERSVDKSMTSFLLHRAGVPTPPAWATESAAFAQRVLMREAAAARRVVIKPLFGSQGKGLRRLGANASNGALTPLPPLRSYREVAYLQRFVGSARARPGAYDWRVLVIGSRAVAAMRRTGGRGWIHNVARGARCEPAELDPALASLAERATAALGLDYAGVDLIPDLSMPGETGAPLVLEVNGVAAWRGLQSVTTVDIAAALVDDLLDRKLAASRTSTLLQPAVPLHGR, from the coding sequence ATGAGCGACGTATCGGCGGCAAGCGGCCTGCGCGTCGCGATCATGACCGACGAAACCGGCTGGCACACGGGACGCCTCAAGAAAGCGTTCCGCGCGCGCGGCGTCGATGCGCGCTGCGTCGATCTCGCCGCCTGCCGCATCGACACGTCGTGGTCGCCGTTTGGCCTCGCCATTCCGGGCTTCGCGCGCGACCTGCCCGATGCGGTGTTCGTGCGCGGCATCGCGGGCGGCACGTTCGAGCAGGTCACGCTGCGCCTCGGCATCCTGCACGCGCTGCGCGAGTGCGGTGTGCCCGTCTACAACGACGCGCGTGCTATCGAGCGCAGCGTCGACAAATCGATGACGAGCTTCCTGCTGCATCGCGCGGGCGTGCCGACGCCACCCGCGTGGGCGACGGAATCGGCGGCCTTCGCGCAGCGCGTGCTGATGCGCGAGGCGGCGGCCGCGCGCCGGGTCGTGATCAAGCCGCTGTTCGGCTCGCAAGGCAAGGGCTTGCGGCGGCTCGGCGCGAACGCGTCGAACGGCGCGTTGACACCGCTGCCGCCGCTGCGCAGCTATCGCGAGGTCGCGTATCTGCAGCGCTTCGTCGGCAGTGCGCGCGCGCGGCCTGGAGCGTACGACTGGCGCGTGCTCGTGATCGGCTCACGCGCGGTTGCTGCGATGCGGCGAACGGGCGGGCGCGGCTGGATACACAACGTCGCGCGCGGCGCACGCTGCGAACCGGCCGAACTGGATCCGGCGCTCGCGAGCCTCGCCGAGCGCGCGACGGCCGCGCTCGGGCTCGATTACGCGGGCGTCGACCTGATCCCCGATCTGTCGATGCCGGGCGAAACAGGCGCGCCGCTTGTGCTCGAAGTGAACGGTGTCGCGGCGTGGCGTGGACTGCAATCGGTGACGACCGTCGATATCGCCGCGGCGCTGGTCGATGATCTGCTCGATCGCAAGCTCGCGGCGAGTCGCACATCGACGCTGCTGCAGCCTGCCGTGCCGCTCCATGGGCGCTAG
- a CDS encoding triphosphoribosyl-dephospho-CoA synthase has translation MGASDPLSRAPDAFLRACRLDVEAAKPGNVSIASAGHGMQAAQFIDSAEAAAPALFARGARVGTRILDAVTRTQQVAGCNTNLGIVLLVAPLAAALEPLSDTAPLDATRWQASVENVLSRLDVDDARAAYRAIALANPGGLGDAPEQSVHAPPTVDLREAMSLAAERDSIARQYANGFADIFGSGLDTIAQSHCSTPTAITLDVFLTFLGAWPDSHILRKHGVAVAQSVTREARERHAQWLGADTPAHAARLDAWDAELKAQGVNPGTSADLSVATLFVAALLDPQRFTCDTV, from the coding sequence ATGGGCGCTAGCGATCCCCTTTCTCGCGCGCCCGACGCGTTCCTGCGCGCGTGCCGGCTCGACGTCGAAGCGGCGAAGCCGGGCAATGTCAGCATCGCGAGCGCGGGACACGGGATGCAGGCCGCGCAGTTCATCGACAGCGCGGAGGCCGCCGCGCCTGCGCTGTTCGCGCGCGGCGCGCGCGTCGGCACGCGCATTCTCGATGCCGTGACGCGCACGCAGCAGGTCGCCGGATGCAATACGAATCTCGGCATCGTGTTGCTGGTCGCGCCGCTTGCTGCCGCGCTAGAACCCTTGAGCGACACCGCACCGCTCGACGCCACACGCTGGCAAGCATCCGTCGAAAACGTCCTCTCGCGTCTCGACGTCGACGACGCGCGCGCCGCATATCGTGCGATCGCGCTCGCCAATCCCGGTGGACTGGGCGACGCGCCGGAGCAATCGGTGCATGCGCCGCCCACCGTCGATCTGCGCGAAGCAATGTCGCTGGCCGCAGAACGCGACAGCATCGCGCGTCAATACGCGAACGGCTTCGCGGACATCTTCGGCTCGGGCCTCGATACGATCGCGCAATCGCACTGCAGCACGCCGACCGCTATCACGCTCGACGTCTTTCTCACCTTCCTCGGCGCGTGGCCCGATTCGCACATACTGCGCAAGCATGGCGTGGCCGTGGCGCAAAGTGTCACGCGAGAGGCGCGCGAACGCCACGCGCAATGGCTCGGCGCGGACACTCCCGCGCACGCCGCGCGGCTCGATGCATGGGATGCCGAACTGAAGGCGCAAGGCGTCAACCCAGGCACGAGCGCCGATCTGAGCGTCGCGACGCTGTTTGTCGCCGCCCTGCTCGACCCTCAGCGCTTCACTTGCGACACCGTCTGA
- the mch gene encoding methenyltetrahydromethanopterin cyclohydrolase → MNSSTHTADHNGNAPPPIARDAPSVNALAAPLVAQLLADVARLRIASSRHAFGPTIVDAGIATPGCVEAGVMIARICMGGLGRIETRISAEQEPLWPAMIEVHTASPVLACLGSQYAGWSLSASKEQNNGKKFFSLGSGPARALAGKETLFDELGYRDAHDAGMLVMEVGQPPPQAVLEKIVGDCGLAPEKLTVIVTPTQSVAGTVQIVARVVEVALHKAHVLGVPLGEIVEASGTAPLPPPAPDGLAAMGRTNDAILYGGRVHLTVTRDAVARRLAAELPSSNSRDYGRPFAEIFASFNHDFYQIDASLFAPAEVWVSSLESGATYRGGRLDGALLHALWQGDAFVADDEPAAAEPGTPGITSPGAP, encoded by the coding sequence ATGAACTCGTCGACTCACACGGCTGACCATAACGGCAACGCGCCGCCGCCCATCGCCCGTGACGCGCCCAGCGTCAACGCGCTCGCCGCGCCGCTCGTCGCGCAACTGCTCGCGGATGTCGCGCGGCTGCGCATCGCGTCGTCGCGTCACGCGTTCGGACCGACGATCGTCGACGCGGGCATCGCGACGCCCGGCTGCGTCGAGGCGGGCGTGATGATCGCGCGCATCTGCATGGGTGGCCTCGGCCGCATCGAGACGCGCATCAGCGCCGAGCAGGAGCCGCTCTGGCCCGCGATGATCGAAGTGCATACGGCGTCGCCCGTGCTCGCCTGCCTCGGCAGCCAGTACGCGGGCTGGAGTCTTTCCGCGAGCAAGGAACAGAACAACGGCAAGAAGTTCTTTTCGCTCGGCTCGGGACCGGCGCGCGCGCTGGCCGGCAAGGAGACGCTGTTCGACGAGCTAGGCTACCGCGACGCGCACGACGCTGGCATGCTGGTGATGGAAGTCGGCCAGCCGCCGCCGCAAGCGGTGCTCGAAAAGATCGTCGGCGACTGCGGCCTCGCGCCCGAGAAGCTGACCGTGATCGTCACGCCGACGCAGTCTGTCGCCGGGACGGTGCAGATCGTCGCGCGCGTGGTCGAGGTCGCGCTGCACAAGGCGCATGTGCTCGGCGTGCCGCTCGGCGAAATCGTTGAAGCGAGCGGCACGGCGCCGCTGCCGCCGCCCGCGCCCGATGGCCTCGCCGCGATGGGACGCACCAACGACGCGATCCTCTACGGCGGTCGCGTGCATCTGACGGTGACGCGCGACGCCGTTGCGCGGCGGCTGGCGGCCGAGTTGCCGTCGTCGAATTCGCGCGACTACGGGCGGCCGTTCGCCGAAATTTTCGCGTCGTTCAATCACGACTTTTATCAGATCGACGCGTCGCTGTTTGCGCCCGCCGAGGTGTGGGTCAGCAGCCTCGAAAGCGGTGCGACCTATCGCGGCGGCCGGCTCGACGGCGCGCTGCTGCATGCTCTCTGGCAAGGCGACGCGTTCGTTGCGGACGATGAACCGGCGGCGGCCGAGCCAGGCACGCCGGGCATCACCAGTCCGGGGGCGCCATGA